The window GAAATAAATGAATGTACATTCGGTGCGTTCACTTttaagttagggttagggttatttttTGGGGGTTCTTAGTTTTAAGCGTTTTAAAACTCTATTTCTATGTATTTGACGTTAGGTAAAATATCTTATCTTATCTGGACCCCCACCCCCGCCCCCACGTCAAGACAACACCTACTAGTTAAGCAAACTGAGAAATATAATACAATCATTCCACGATCATCACAATACATATGAACGGTTTTTAGGATGTAAATTGTTTGGCAAATGTGTAACTGTCCAGGAATAAAAATGGTACAAACAGCGCGGGAGTTTAAAGGAGCAGCATGAAAATTTATTGTTGAGTGTTTTCGTTCTCCACGTAACGTCAAATTATGTCAATcatcatttcctttttggaaCTTGAAATTGGCTATTTGCCGGTGTTCCCTCGTGTGGATTTTGAGCTGCTAGTTTTCAAGGGAGAGGGGTAGGAGTTACGAATGTACTTAGCTTACTTCAGTTTAAATGACAAAAACTGAAAAGCAATCTCAACAAGCTTACTGTTTTAattaagtgtttatttgtaTTTCAAAGAACTCCCAACACCAAATATTACCGAACTTACTGTACTTATTATGTATCAAACTCAAAGCTAAAACTGAACTCGTATAGATTTAATAAGAGTGTTTTTGGACAGGCCAACGTCTTTATTGACACCCTTTCAAAGCGAGTTTCCTAGCGAGTCCTAACTCTAATTTTTTGTTGTAATAGCAGTTGGTTCAACATGTCGTGTGAATAAAAACtgattttcacaaaaaaacaaaacttgatTAGTCTTGATTCAGAAAAGTTCTACGTCCAACTCGTGTTCCATAGTGTCAAATAAAGGACTTCGTTCTCTCCTGACAACAAAGTTGTGACACGTTGCCTTGGTTCAAGTGGTTTAGTGTCACGGTATTAATTTTGCAAAGGAGTACCAATTATGGACCTTTTTAgtttgtacgttttgttttccatttcagtccacgtgatgttcccaaggaaactttccttttatttttgtcATAAGTTATGcctacatatgcacgtgcataaagATTGAAAGAAagtgttccctagagtaacatcacgtggtctgaaatgggaaaacaaaacgtacaagatAAAGAGGTCCGTTGCTTattgttagagcgagtttcaatcgagtgtcgtaaaaccaaaaacaaagtaattttctttggccaatcaaaaaggacggagacaatccagtaaaccaatcaaaactcgaagtaattacacgtagccgacaccaagggggtgggggggggggggaaatgtgcacgcgcgagccacgattggttttgcttgtgactggttgaaaaagtggcgtgagaactttgaaccaatcgctgaatgaagtaatgcaaaaccaaagcaattcactgattactttcgacacacTATTAAAAACCGCTCAAAACTGTATTGTTATATCAATTCGTCTAGCAGCCACATGGATAccactaaattaaaaaaaagaagaatattgTTGCCCTTATTCACAGAGTAAATTATTTTGCAGTTCTTTAACTAAGGGCGCTtgccttttgtcagaactggcctaCCAGACCattcagtttgcaaagaaaatgcagcaaatttgaaggaacacttgcattaTAATCAATACTATtattctggaggagtatatatatcatcctcgaagtgtgtcaATTCagtttgaaggcgttgtagagttagtcctaacaaatgcccggtctggcacctcagttctgtcaaatggaaagcatgCTAAGCCTATGCACTTATCAATGTCTGTCTTTCAAGGTATGGGTCAGTCGAAAGTGTTTTATATCCCCACCCTTGGTTTCATGATAACAAATGTCTTGAAATAAGGTTCTCTCGACTTCCTTCAACACCTCACCTCGGTTAAAAGTGATGCCGATGACTGTATTTCGACCACGGACATGTGATATAATTTTCATGTTAGAAAGATCATCGCAACGAGCGGTGCAGGAGAGATCGCGGGACTCGTCCCCAGTCGCCTCTAATATGCGCCATTGATGAAGGGGACGACTGGGGACGAATCAGAGCCGTGATCATGAACAATTTccaaagaagcctgaaaaaatccaggggcccgtttctcgaaagtcccgaaaacttttcgggaccgaaaagccatctgtaaaattgccaaccgcttgttttggaaagccgatcttttaacatgttttcaaggtaagaaaGAGctaaataactgtgaagtttgacgaattaaatgcccTCTGTTCTTaagttacaaagggaattgtgacacccgaaaatggcccgttaagtttcgggactttcgagaaacggcccccggGCTCgaacgggactcgaacccatgaccgcgCGATTGCGCTGTACACCTCTCTagcaactgagctatcaagctaTCTGGGAGCCGTGCAATTGCGAGTTCGTATTTTACCACGAATCATCGGGATACAATACGAACTCGCAATTGTCCGAATCCCGGGTGGTTTGACAGCTGAGTCCGTGGAGAAGCGTACAGCGCAATCGCACGGTCATGGGTTGGAGTCACGTTTATGCTTGATTTTCTTCAGGCTTCCTCATAACTGCTTAATTCttacttaaccctttcattccccCGAtggaaacgttcattctcccaactagtacCATAGAGTTGTTTGTTGGGTAGTAATGAGAATTTGATGTTATTACAaccttcattctcaatacctgtctgactgatactttcattgaaaattgtgaagagaattttCATACTGATTACTCCTGTGAGTTAAAGGGTTACCTACCATGATCATTCTAACATCAAAATTGTACCGCGGTCCGTGTGGCAAGCGTTCCCGTACCAGCGAAGGTTTTGAAATCAGTGCTTTTTCGGCATCCTTCTCGATATATTTCTTCCAAGAAATCACGTGCACCAGAAGAATTTTGTTAACATAAGCTAATGTGTGCTTGAAATGCCCCCTTAGTCATCCCAGCTGACCAGCAAGAATTCGCACCGGGTAAAATGTATAATCCATACCGTATATCCCTCCCTTGAGGAAGACAGTGACACGTGCAATAGTTAACGACTGGGTAAATCTCAGATGTCAACTTTATCCACTTAATCTTACCCTTTTTCTGATATAAATCATTTGAATCAAATCTGAGTCTACGCctatataaattcatttataactattttaattacaaaaaaacCCAATCTTTCTAAATACGTTGAATTGGTACTTTTGATAGTATGTGCTAAGTTAAAAAACATTAGTAGGAGTGGATTCTTGGGCCACCTTcacagataaaaaaaattaaggtggctcgaaTGTGCTCCACAGactttttaactttgcagagagtttaaTTTCATCGTGCTAATCACTTTCCTacaaaaaaataggggtcaccgatatGAACGTTTTAAGATATAAAACAGGGAGTTTTTAAATGGATCTTTTGTTGACATGGTTACCTAGTACGTCACATTAGtaagtgcatcttgttaagcaatgaTTAATGTTTCATATGGCCCCATGACATTGTCTTTacgtgaaacagtgttgtagagttaatcgGTGTAATACGACATTCCCTCAGAATTGTTGAAACTTGTGTGAGCCGCCAAAAACTCCCTGAAGTCTCCTCTCTGCAGTCGACTCTCGGTTGACCACAGAGTGCCTTCAGTAGGTTGGTTATAATTCGGTAGGAAGTAAGATAATTGTATAACTGTCTCTTGTCTTTGTTATTAGTTTTGGAAGTTCAAACAACTGCCAAGCAAAAACTTTCAATGCAATGTTCTGCATTCTGTTTGCAATTTGCCTTTCAAGTTTGCAACCAATCTATAGGAACACAGATAAGAATGCTGCAATGAGCAATTGCCGGTGGACGAGCAAAAGAAGAGAACGATAGATCCTTTGTTTTAGtctaccaacatggcggcgataaCGTAACCAGTGAAAACCACCAATAGAAAATACCTCGCAAAAACCCTTTGTACGCAAGCTGACCCAAAAACTCAACAGAAAACATTTTCGCATGATAAGAAATATATAGGGCAccataaatttgaactgccaatGTAAAATGACTTTAGAAGAAAATGTTGTTAATAAAGCAAATTAAGCAGCCGTTCTAAagccttaaccctttgactcccagggtgatcggtatgtaaattctcctcaaaaTTTCAGATACTGTCTAGTaaacaagtattgagaatgaagactACTGTCATTTAAGGAATATTGTTTTGATGTAACGCCAAACTCTCATGATTAACCAACATGGAAATCTATAGctctagttaggagaatgaacttttaAATCACGGGAGTGAAAgcgttaaaaacaaacaaaaacaaggtTTGAACACTGGAGCAGCGTATTCGCAGTTGCTTTCTTAACTGCAGCAAACCTTCTCATCACAAATCATAATTTTGCATGTTTGCCTGCTCAGACCATGCCGGGTATTGTGCTTCATCCATCTCGGGAGCCAACGTATTGCCCTCTTCGAGTTTGTGGTTTTGTCCGCCTATCACAGCTTTGCATTCAGGACAAGTGCTTCTCTCCATAGCTCCACCACACTCAGTAATACAGTAAACGTGGTCGTTGGGACATTTGAACCAATGACCTTTGTTCAGACCCATCGCAGACACGATCTCTTTCTTTTCCTCTGGGGTCAACGGATTAAGAGAAGGGTAACTCTTCCTAGACAAAGTaaagaaaccaaaaacaaaaaagtaatcTACTTGCTATATTTCATGTAATTCCAAGGCTTTCGAGCAAGCTCTCCATGTCGCAGATATCACGTGCAAGCTAGCGCGGGATTTTGTGATTCCCAATCATGTCAATCACGAGCGATCTCCAGAACGGAAATCTTGCTCGGAGACCTCGAACAGTCACATAGCACCTACCAGTAGAAAATCAAGTTGGTGCAAGGGCGGATCAAGGATTTTGGCTAGGGGGTGCAAATGTCAGAGggaaatgcacaggaagcccaatatttatatgttagacaatgtataatacatgcttttaagagggttagggctgtagtatgataaatctgtaaatgacgaggcaaataaaaatctaacttaatgcagtttttgtgctttttaactaaaaagcttttttttttggtaaccgagggggggtgcacgtgcacccagtgcaccttccctagatccgcccttgtgGTGTACagaattagggagcttaagcacgcacgtttttgagacgcggacaacaaccggaagagaacatttcgcgtgccaggacagtggtgtctcccagatttttatgctaatcttctctaatagagaaacgatacttagcaatgtaaatgtagttgtgtgaacacaagttaaaagggaaaacagctcacttccggttgccgtccgtgtttcaaaaacgcgcttgcttaagctccctattgttatGGTCTCCCTGATTAGTATGGCACGTGTGCCCGGCTATAAGCAATGAGactttaataaagttattattataattattattattattattattattattattattattattattagtattatcatcattatctgAACGGTGAATTTTATCGGTTAGCAGCTGTTTTCTGGTAGAAAACCTGATCCGTTGTTGCAGAGTTTCGATAAAACTATTTTCCACTCGAGCTTGAAGATGCTCATACCTAGTGCTATGAGCTTGGTCGTAAATTTACGAACACAAGTCAATTCCCCCATGTACAATGATTattagcggagcaccatggatACGAAATTTTGGTTTGGGTTATGGCGTCATACATGCACTGAAACCCGCGTTTTTTTGGCGGGAATTTTGCCGAATAAAGAGACGAAATTATATTGACGAATAGCGGCGTGCTTGATTAATGGTGAcgaaaaacagagaaaaaatccAGAAAAAGCACAGGAAAGCAGACTAATTTACAGTAATGAGCAGGCTGGAGTGGTTGTATCAGGGTAAAAAGACCAGttataaaaatatctgaaaacaaaaacataaataacTGATAATTGAGGAGCTCCGCTTATTGACATATATGTATTACATATTTGGTAATGTTTATTGATTTACCTAATGGTTGCTAAGCTTTTCAACAGCTCTTCGAGGATCTCATCCTTTATGCGTTCACCGCTGGACAATTTCTCGCGGACCGCAGACATCATTTGGTTATCGTTCTTTGCTAGATCCAGGCCTTTGACGTCGCGACTCAATAAGCAAAGCTCGAATTGAAGATTAATTCTGGAGAATTCTGTGTTTATGTCTTGCAATTCTCGTTGACTCACTTGTTCTGACATAAAACGTTTAGAGAGGTAGGATATGTCTCTGTCAAGACGATGCCCTTGAAACGagaaaaaaacatcattttTATAGTCATCATATGTCAATATTCTGGTTGTTGGCATCACATGATTTTAGTGCGATTTGGAATTAATAAGCACGAGTCAGTTTCTTCATAGACGAACCAAAATTGCTCGAGTCCGTTGGTCCGTTGGGTGATATCATGCTaccagagcctttcttttgcttgctcgatttttggtgttctcgagaaagactctgcaCGAATCGAGTAAGATTCCATGACTACCCAGCAAATaaatctatggtactagttaggagaatgaacgtttcgatcttgggaGAGAACGGGTTAAATTAATGCAAGAATAAACCGAAGAAGACTGATTGCCgcgaaaaaaaatttacaacgactgcaaattctcgcgcgctcattggctaatttttgttgtcaatgagCGGATAGACAcataaatttacaatttatgcGTTTCGAAGAGTTTAAtatatgcaaaattttgtgaaaagtCGCTTTTTAACCAATAGAAAGTCTCCGTTTTTTCCATTAGCCAATACGAGAGCGAGGCAAGTTATGAATTTAGTCGCGtcaaattgaataaaattgaagtttctcgcatttttgtcttgcgttcttctcgtgttttgacttaattttgacccctttttgttattgtaaaaaaccaATTCATGTCACAGTtattcatgcgtctgtcctgttattgacaatgaatttcgttataacattgtcaaagtagaggcgatagccgagtggatccgcaaactactttgacaatgttgtgGCGAAAtacatgatcaataacaggacagacgcatgaaaaattgacatcaatttgttaaatacatGACGAAGAAAAATGTACTTATGAAAATGATGGAAGATCCGCTGATGAGATGCTTTTTAAGTGGGTACCGATCTGATGAAGAACGAATGACTGTAGGTGTTATCTGACGAGTAAGGGATACTCAGGACTTGGTTCGTAGGCCCACTGGGCCCCGTCTGACAACTCCGTGGGACGTTAAAAGTCCCACCCACTTTTCGAAAAAAGTAGGGCACGGGGTTCCCAGTGTTGGGGTATGTCTTATTCTATCCAGCAAAATGTCCCAACATAAAGGCTTATGGTGTATAAAGCCACTTTTGCAAAAACAGTGATAATTCAAGGGAGACTTTGTGGAGTGTTGGAACATGAAGATATTCATCGTGGAAGCGTTAAATCTGCAAAGGGGTTGGGTAGAATTCAAACTCTCCCCAGATTGTGTTCACCATTACAAGATGACAGAGGAAGAAAAATATAAAGCGTCACGGCGAATAGTGAGTTGACTTACAATCGAACTTGTTTTCCTGGCAGATATCCACAGATAGGTCTAGATTTGCTTTCATCTTTTCATTTAACAAGTAGCGACGTTCCATCAGCATAACCCTGTTTTCAAACAGTGCAGCCATTGAATCGTTGACAATCTTATTCCATAGTCGCAGCCAGACCGTATTTGAATAATTTTCAACACCGATCTTGGAGAGCACCTTTCCTAAACGATCACGAACTTGCCAGTTCTTGGATGGTTCGCATCTGGTTTTCTGGTGCATTGCTTTCTTCACTTTCTCTATGTCTCGAAGCTGCTGCTTAATGATAttaccatatcgcaggctcagaCGGATCGTGGTACTACAACGCGGGCATCTTTTCATCTGAATCTCGTGGCTCTCAGATGTATCATTCTGCATGTCCATGTACCTGAAAAACAAGATTTTTCCAAGTGGCTAAGCAATCTTATGAAGGCCTGTTGCAAATTAAATTGACAACCCTTACCCACCCAGGGCTGAAATCATCATAAGCCGTTGTTTGAAATGGTTCTCAAATAAATGCCGTACAAACGAACCAAAAATTATTTGGCTGGCTATTCACACAGAGACTTAGAACTCAATTatctttcttgtttttcaaaccATCTATTCTCTCGCCAAGTGTTTCCTGTGTATTCACAATTTACCGGTTCCCGGCGTTTGTTTTGCAAGCCCAGGCACTACAAAGAGCTTTCAGGTGTCCAGTTGCACCCTCATGGGTCCTAGATTTCTTAACCCTTCTTTGCAACTGCCTAATATGGTGATTCTAAGACCGATATAGAATAGACTTTTGCCAGCGTACAGGTGTTGGGCCAGGTGCACTGAGTGGTTTGCTACTGACAAATGTATGTGCcggggaggtcgcgggttcgaacccctgCTGGACCAACTCTCAGGGTCTTACATTAACTGAAAAAAACGTTATACTTATGTAATAAAATCTGCaccattgtttacattttaaagAGTTTTTAAAGTAAGCAATCGTGGACAGTAATCCTGTCGGTGCGTTGGATCAACTAGCTTCGATCTGATCGGTGTAATTgcaagttaaaaattaagtaattattttgagcaagagccgatacaacgtagattcgATTATTTAGAGGTGTACTACTGTAACATTCCGGCTGGTAAAAGCCTTCTTCACGTACAATGAGAGTCTACATTGtctctgaagaaggctggtttggtcCAGCCGGAATATAGTACACTGCTTAATAATCAAAGTCTACGTCGTATCGaatcttgctcaaaatatttacaatttaaagTATTCCCGGATAAAGACTGTAAACtataggtcccgtctcataatcCTTGATAGCAGCGTATATTTTctgagggggtgggggggggggttaacTGCCCATAACAAGCAGTATGCACAAATTGACCAAAACGGAATTGTGAAGTGGTCTTGAAAAGCCCCAAGGGAGGGGTGCAGAGGAAAATGGGTTGAATGCACTTCGCTATACTTCAGGAGAACAGAAAAACGCTTACTTGAGGGAAGGAGGTTAGTATATACCTGTCAAGGTCTGATACTGCAAAGATATGTCCACAGTCTGGGAGCCTGATAAAGAGTGCATCTTCGTCTTCCTCGTCACCAAGGAAAAGATTCGTGATTGGGCCAATTCCTTCATTTTTCGTGCAAACAGCACAGATGCATTTGTGGTCTTCTTCGCACATCAATCCTCGGCAAATATGACCGCACTCGAGAATTTTTTGGCAAGGTTCGTTGCATCTTGGTCTGGCACAGATCTCGTGACATAGATTGCGACACTCGTAATGTTTACATACCCACGAGCATCTCTCCTTGCAGGATATGCAGAGCTCGCCACACTTCTTGCCGCACTTGCTGTGTGTGCAGCGGTTTTCACATGGTCTGGCACACGGTGGACATGGCTCGGCACAGCCCTCTTTGCATGGATGGGAACAAACTAACACGCGGCCGCATTTGAGTCTACATCGCTTGTGGATTCGACCCATTCGACACTCGCCACACTTTCCGGGGCACCGGTGACCACATTCTAGGTTGGCCTGACAAGGGACTGGGCATTGATCTGGAGTGGCACAGCAGGCAATAGTGACGACATGCCCACATGGCCAGTCGTTTTTCTTCACTAGCACTTGGCATTCGGTCGTGCATGGCTTTTTGCAGTAGTTTTGACATTTGTGACCACACTTAAGAATCTTGCTACACTGTTCTTTGCAAGGAACACTTTCCAAATCAGTACTTCCGCATTCCATTTTTACTATGTGGCCACAAACTGGCAACGATTTTTCAACTTCCTCCTTGCATGACCAGGGACAACTCTCATTGCAACGGTTTGGACACAAGTGCTGAGTGCAACCACTGACGAACCTCGCACATGCCTCACGGCAGACGTATTTCTTGTGTCCCTTGTCACGTGGATGACAGAACTGCTTGCATGCATGGCCACATTTTAACCGTATTCCGCAAATTCGAGAACATCCTCCGTCAGGAACTTTCTGGCTAAAATCGTCGGCTGTTTCTGCTGTTACTTCTTCATTATGGATTTGGCAAACAAGGGGAAGAGCGCCTCCGATGCCACCAGTGGCCTTTAATTCAGTTACTATCTTCTTCCAGATTTCGCAGTGTCTGGACAAAAGATCAAAGTTGCCGATGCAATAAAATCCTTTCTTAGCTCGTGACAAAGCCACGCATGCGCGGTTCACATCCCTGATGAAGCCCACTTTCTCCTCTTCGTTGCTTCGCACGAGTGACAAAAGGATGATATCACTTTCCTCGCCTTGGAAATTGTCAACAGTTGACAAACGCACACGATCGAGTTCTTCATTCTTCTGATCTTTGAGGCAGTCCCTGATGAGAGAAAGTTGCCTGGAGTAAGTTGTAAGAAGTGTCACTTGTTTGGACTCGTAGCCTTGCTGCAACAAATATCGACACAGGGCAACCAAAAACGTAGCTTCGTGCTCGTTACTATGACTTTGTGGTTCATCGTTTTGATCTTCCAGACACCCATGGTTGACAAAGAACAAGTTATTCTTCATTCCTTTGATGTCCTCATACTGCTCCACAGATTCGTGGTTTTCGAGATCTTCGTAAATGTGTTTCATGAGGGCGGCAATTTCAGGCCTCATTCGATGTTGCACAGAGAGCCTTTCGCGATGGATTCCAACATTGGCCATTCTCTCAAATAATGACACATCAAGTTTGTACGTCTTGGCTAAATCGTAGACTTCAGGAGTAGGTCTAAGTTGCTGGTGATCGCCGATCAGAATCAAGTGTTGGCATCCCTCCGACAGTGAAGTTATAATGTGAGCCTCTAGTACTTCAGCGGCTTCTTCTACCAAAATGATCTTGGGGCAAATCCACTCGAGAACACGGCGGTACTTGGCAGCACACGTGGTAGTCATGCCGATGACACGTGCTTTTTCAAGAATGACGCACTCTTGCAGTGTGTCCAGTTCTTTGCTTCGTGATACTGCTTCATCAAATTCATTTTGGCCTTTGACCAGAATATCCTGATGATATTCTTCCAACCTTTGGCGCCACAACAAATACAGCCTCCAGCGGTCTCGAATTTTCAAGTCCGCAACATGAGCAACATGGTCTTCTTCTCTTTCAGACATCGGGTGGTTAATGCTCagcaagtttcttctcaagtgATCTGGATTATACGCCTCGGTAATGGAGAGCACAGTTAATTTATGAATGTCATCGGCATCTCTATCAAATGAGACCTCGTCGGAATACTTGTAGCCCGACGCCGCTACATGCATAAGAAGATCCTCTTTCTCTCTGTTTCTTTGTGGCCTGTTACGCTTTCGCCTTATGCTCAGCCATCTAAGCAGTTGGTCATCAAGTGATCCTTCTTTAGCTGAACCTTCAAATTGATTGAAGTGTTTCTCTCTTATACAGGCGTATTGTCTTAAAACAGGAAGAGACATCACACTAGATCTAGACGCCCTTAACACCAATGATGAATGCTGCAAGGACCACTTCTGTGAAGTTACTTCTCGTCTGGTTGCGCTTCTCGCCTGGGTTCTGCTCCAGACGGGTGAATTGACCTTTCGCGCTCTTAAAGTGCATCTCTCCAGCTTTTCGCTTTTGCTTCTGCCTCCAACTCGGACGATAGCTACAAACAGATAACAACAAGGACAAACGTCACAGGTCAGACAAACTTGCGGGATGAGCGTATGGGAGATCATGGGAGAGTAAAATGCCTTAGCCTACAGCCGCAAAGCTGAGAGTTTACATGAAAACCCGTTCTTTATTCAGTTTACGTTTGCCCTGAGGAGAGTAGCGTGGGAGCAAACTCTCTcgtgggggtggggggtggaAGAGGAAACCCTAAACTCTTCCTCCTCCATCCCCCACCCAGcgagagagcttgctcgcaggctatggGGAGAGGGGCCGTTGAAAACCAGCTGTCATCGTGTCGAAAATCCGCACAACTTGTCGATAATGAACGGTCCGAGGCACTATTTCCAAATGGGCTAACCGCGTACTATGGCTGATAGAATATAGTAATAAACTGAATAAGTTTTTGTTCAATATACCTTCCGAGGGAAGCATTGGTAAAAGTCCTTCCAGAAACTGATCCAAGGCATGATTCGTGTAGGACACCATCAAAAGTGGCGACTGCTTTTCACTGTCATCCCACAGGGACTTGTTCTGCAGAAGAGCTTGAGCAATCTTCAAACCAACATAAGTCTTTCCAGTTCCTGGCGGTCCTTGAATCACAGCGAATTCCTTGGTCAGTGCAAGTTTAAACGCGCGCATTTGAGATTCGTTGAATCCCAGGACTTCTCTGTCAGGCCAGTTGATTCGCTCAGAAGGTTCCTCAGAGTCCATGGCGACGTCTTTACTAGCGCCCGCCCGCTTATAGTCCTGCCACTGCGCACCATTTTTCTCGGCGATGGCCTCCTCAGAATCAACTGTACTTGTTTCTTGAAGAAGTACGTTTTCGGGGAGTTTAACGTTTAATGGGCCGAGGAGGTGAAGATCACTAGGCAACGTTGCAGGTTTTCTCTCTGCTATTAGGGCACTGAAGTCAAACACTATCTCACCTTCCTCTCTCTTTTCATCAAGGGTTTGCCGCAAATACTGAGGAGGAGAGACATCTCGACAGCATTGAACAATATATCGCTGAAAGGGAAATTGTTTAGGTTGTATTGTCTTTAAAGCTTCCAGTACATACCTGTAGGATTCAAAATATGCTGGTGATTCTATCATTACAAACTTCTCTTTTCTGCGAACAAACTGATTTATTTGTTCTGTCTCCAGGTTTACGAACTTCACTTCTAGCACACCAGCACTGAGCGAATCAGCATCTCTGTTTTCCACTGTTGCAAAAACAAGTGAATTGAAATCATCTGGGGAGAGACAGAGTAGCGAGCCAAACTTAAGCCGGTTAGACCTCTCCCATTTTACTTTCTTCACGGAAAAATGAGACTGGTCAAACTTGATTCTGTAAAACCTGCCGTTATGGCTGTATACAGGACCCAGAATTGTGACCTTGTGGTAGAGAGACACACCTTTGAGCGCTTGGACTTTAGGCCTCTTAGCCGAGTTGGTCTTAGGTGTATTGCTTTCCTTTTTCAGATGTCTGACTCCTTGGCGAAGGGGTATTACGAAGTCCTCTCTAAGCAAGCGGAATTGCACATCGAGGTAATGCTCCAAATCATTGTATTTTCCATCAGTAATGTTCTTGCGAAGGAAAGGCTTGGAAAGGAGCAGGTCGGCTGCGTCAGGAATGATGCTAAGCTCTTGAAAATTCTGAGGAGGCTCAGCCTGCGATTCTAGAGCATTCTGAGCTTGAAGAATCATCTCTTCTTTCAGTTCGTCCACCTCTAGGAGCTTCTTTTCAAGTTCGTTGAcgtttttaatgatttttttttcttttagtgaaGCAAATGAGGCTCTGAGCTGTGGAATGGGAAGTTCATGGACTATAGCTTCACTGCCCC of the Montipora foliosa isolate CH-2021 chromosome 14, ASM3666993v2, whole genome shotgun sequence genome contains:
- the LOC137984259 gene encoding NFX1-type zinc finger-containing protein 1-like → MSHSARKVWIASSSRSQKRRAEDDTRHSEKAKRRRTETQSNSAPTPIAFKALENICKNEVPENAILELASKAERFDALLSLDEIRPDLLKLIIRSFGLLCSSNNLVSANKEKILRSSNAKKFISGLVLSRFINAMPYSSDSSVDSVIHDLAVVFKAMIQKCQRGSEAIVHELPIPQLRASFASLKEKKIIKNVNELEKKLLEVDELKEEMILQAQNALESQAEPPQNFQELSIIPDAADLLLSKPFLRKNITDGKYNDLEHYLDVQFRLLREDFVIPLRQGVRHLKKESNTPKTNSAKRPKVQALKGVSLYHKVTILGPVYSHNGRFYRIKFDQSHFSVKKVKWERSNRLKFGSLLCLSPDDFNSLVFATVENRDADSLSAGVLEVKFVNLETEQINQFVRRKEKFVMIESPAYFESYRYVLEALKTIQPKQFPFQRYIVQCCRDVSPPQYLRQTLDEKREEGEIVFDFSALIAERKPATLPSDLHLLGPLNVKLPENVLLQETSTVDSEEAIAEKNGAQWQDYKRAGASKDVAMDSEEPSERINWPDREVLGFNESQMRAFKLALTKEFAVIQGPPGTGKTYVGLKIAQALLQNKSLWDDSEKQSPLLMVSYTNHALDQFLEGLLPMLPSEAIVRVGGRSKSEKLERCTLRARKVNSPVWSRTQARSATRREVTSQKWSLQHSSLVLRASRSSVMSLPVLRQYACIREKHFNQFEGSAKEGSLDDQLLRWLSIRRKRNRPQRNREKEDLLMHVAASGYKYSDEVSFDRDADDIHKLTVLSITEAYNPDHLRRNLLSINHPMSEREEDHVAHVADLKIRDRWRLYLLWRQRLEEYHQDILVKGQNEFDEAVSRSKELDTLQECVILEKARVIGMTTTCAAKYRRVLEWICPKIILVEEAAEVLEAHIITSLSEGCQHLILIGDHQQLRPTPEVYDLAKTYKLDVSLFERMANVGIHRERLSVQHRMRPEIAALMKHIYEDLENHESVEQYEDIKGMKNNLFFVNHGCLEDQNDEPQSHSNEHEATFLVALCRYLLQQGYESKQVTLLTTYSRQLSLIRDCLKDQKNEELDRVRLSTVDNFQGEESDIILLSLVRSNEEEKVGFIRDVNRACVALSRAKKGFYCIGNFDLLSRHCEIWKKIVTELKATGGIGGALPLVCQIHNEEVTAETADDFSQKVPDGGCSRICGIRLKCGHACKQFCHPRDKGHKKYVCREACARFVSGCTQHLCPNRCNESCPWSCKEEVEKSLPVCGHIVKMECGSTDLESVPCKEQCSKILKCGHKCQNYCKKPCTTECQVLVKKNDWPCGHVVTIACCATPDQCPVPCQANLECGHRCPGKCGECRMGRIHKRCRLKCGRVLVCSHPCKEGCAEPCPPCARPCENRCTHSKCGKKCGELCISCKERCSWVCKHYECRNLCHEICARPRCNEPCQKILECGHICRGLMCEEDHKCICAVCTKNEGIGPITNLFLGDEEDEDALFIRLPDCGHIFAVSDLDRYMDMQNDTSESHEIQMKRCPRCSTTIRLSLRYGNIIKQQLRDIEKVKKAMHQKTRCEPSKNWQVRDRLGKVLSKIGVENYSNTVWLRLWNKIVNDSMAALFENRVMLMERRYLLNEKMKANLDLSVDICQENKFDWHRLDRDISYLSKRFMSEQVSQRELQDINTEFSRINLQFELCLLSRDVKGLDLAKNDNQMMSAVREKLSSGERIKDEILEELLKSLATIRKSYPSLNPLTPEEKKEIVSAMGLNKGHWFKCPNDHVYCITECGGAMERSTCPECKAVIGGQNHKLEEGNTLAPEMDEAQYPAWSEQANMQNYDL